A stretch of Haloprofundus halophilus DNA encodes these proteins:
- the pyk gene encoding pyruvate kinase, with protein sequence MRNAKIVCTLGPASDDRGTIRGLADAGMSVARLNASHGTTDHRATVVDRIQAVDEATEDPLAAMVDLQGPEVRTAPLDEPITLETGYEVHFFEGDTATPERVGLSLPIDAAEPGDTILLDDGRIEATIVRVVDDGVVARIDSGGKLGGRKGVNVPGVDLDIDLITEKDRREIELAADKDADFVAASFVRDASDVYAISDAIEEAGGDIPVIAKIERAGAVENLDGIIDAAYGVMVARGDLGVECPLEDVPMIQKRIISKCHADGVPVITATEMLDSMVHARRPTRAEASDVANAVLDGTDAVMLSGETAIGDHPIRVVETMDRIVRQIESSEEYDETQEQRVPTATEESRTEALARSARYLARDIGAAAIVAASESGYTARKTAKFRPGVPVIATTPNDRVRRQLSLSWGVSAQYADYRESAEEVMQGGVNAALESGVAESGDTLVVLSGMMTELEETNTTNMLKVHVAAEAITTGRSVVGGRVSGPVVRSADGDLTELPEGTLLALDAGFDGEFTGDVNKLGGIVDAREGMTGYPALVAREIDIPMISGASLPEDFDDGTLVTLDAERGIVYDGNVIRHEAKR encoded by the coding sequence ATGAGAAACGCCAAAATCGTCTGCACGCTGGGTCCGGCGTCGGACGACCGAGGGACGATTCGGGGACTCGCCGACGCGGGGATGTCCGTCGCGCGACTGAACGCGAGCCACGGCACGACGGACCACCGCGCGACCGTCGTCGACCGCATCCAGGCCGTCGACGAGGCGACCGAGGACCCGCTCGCGGCGATGGTCGACCTCCAGGGTCCGGAGGTCCGCACCGCCCCGCTGGACGAACCGATCACGCTCGAAACCGGCTACGAGGTACACTTCTTCGAGGGCGACACCGCGACGCCCGAGAGAGTCGGTCTCTCGTTGCCCATCGACGCCGCCGAGCCGGGCGACACCATCCTTCTCGACGACGGTCGAATCGAGGCGACGATCGTGCGCGTCGTCGACGACGGCGTCGTCGCGCGCATCGACTCCGGCGGGAAGCTCGGCGGCCGGAAGGGCGTGAACGTCCCGGGCGTCGACCTCGACATCGACCTCATCACCGAGAAGGACCGACGGGAGATAGAACTCGCCGCCGACAAGGACGCCGACTTCGTGGCGGCGAGTTTCGTCCGCGACGCCTCCGACGTGTACGCCATCAGCGACGCCATCGAGGAGGCGGGCGGCGACATCCCCGTCATCGCCAAAATCGAGCGGGCGGGCGCGGTCGAGAACCTCGACGGCATCATCGACGCCGCCTACGGCGTGATGGTCGCCCGCGGCGACCTCGGCGTCGAGTGTCCGCTCGAAGACGTGCCGATGATACAGAAGCGCATCATCAGCAAGTGTCACGCCGACGGCGTCCCCGTCATCACCGCGACGGAGATGCTCGACTCGATGGTCCACGCGCGGCGACCGACCCGCGCGGAGGCCTCCGACGTCGCGAACGCCGTCCTCGACGGCACCGACGCCGTCATGCTCTCGGGCGAGACGGCCATCGGCGACCACCCGATTCGCGTCGTCGAGACGATGGACCGTATCGTCCGTCAGATCGAGTCGAGCGAGGAGTACGACGAGACCCAGGAGCAGCGCGTCCCCACGGCGACCGAGGAGTCTCGCACCGAGGCGCTGGCCCGCTCGGCTCGCTACCTCGCCCGCGACATCGGCGCGGCGGCCATCGTCGCCGCCTCCGAGTCCGGCTACACCGCGCGGAAGACGGCGAAGTTCCGACCCGGGGTGCCGGTTATCGCGACGACGCCGAACGACCGCGTTCGCCGCCAGCTATCGCTGTCGTGGGGCGTCAGCGCTCAGTACGCCGACTACCGCGAGAGCGCCGAAGAAGTGATGCAGGGCGGCGTCAACGCCGCCCTCGAATCGGGCGTCGCCGAGAGCGGCGACACGCTCGTCGTCCTCTCGGGGATGATGACCGAACTGGAGGAGACGAACACGACCAACATGTTGAAAGTCCACGTCGCCGCCGAGGCCATCACGACCGGCCGCAGCGTCGTCGGCGGACGCGTCTCCGGGCCGGTCGTCCGGTCGGCCGACGGCGACCTGACGGAACTGCCCGAGGGTACGCTGCTGGCGCTCGACGCCGGGTTCGACGGCGAGTTCACCGGCGACGTGAACAAACTCGGAGGCATCGTCGACGCACGCGAGGGGATGACCGGCTACCCGGCGCTCGTCGCCCGAGAAATCGACATCCCGATGATAAGCGGCGCGTCGCTCCCCGAGGACTTCGACGACGGGACGCTCGTCACGCTCGACGCCGAGCGCGGCATCGTCTACGACGGTAACGTCATCCGGCACGAGGCGAAACGATAA
- a CDS encoding DUF7312 domain-containing protein codes for MRDSHTGGRDENEADDGESEWRFGIDDVGEDADADDGESETRTQRRELPPLEPESPSLENSLFVLVGVVGTLVFIFSVL; via the coding sequence ATGCGCGATTCTCACACCGGGGGGCGAGACGAGAACGAGGCCGACGACGGCGAGTCCGAGTGGCGGTTCGGCATCGACGACGTCGGCGAGGACGCCGACGCGGACGACGGAGAGAGCGAGACGCGGACACAGCGACGCGAGCTACCGCCGCTGGAACCGGAGTCGCCGTCGCTGGAGAACAGTTTGTTCGTACTCGTCGGCGTCGTCGGGACGCTGGTGTTCATCTTCAGCGTACTGTAA
- a CDS encoding NfeD family protein, protein MARPRLAHVLLQLDIGPDALPLLLVMAGLGLSILEALAPGANFVIVGIALLAAGLVGLFLPALASPLLLGILVLVFGALSFYVYREFDFYGGKGTAQTSDSDALKGKTGRVTERVTKSEGQIKVAGGGFNPYYAARSYHGEIPEGTEVMVVDPGGGNVVMVESFDIVEDEIDRELAKGRREREAAADEVIEREQEREEETERA, encoded by the coding sequence ATGGCACGCCCGCGTCTCGCACACGTACTCCTACAACTGGACATCGGTCCCGACGCCCTCCCGCTGCTGCTCGTGATGGCCGGCCTCGGCCTCTCCATCTTGGAAGCGTTGGCCCCCGGTGCGAACTTCGTCATCGTCGGTATCGCACTGCTGGCGGCCGGACTGGTCGGACTGTTCCTGCCCGCACTGGCGAGTCCGCTCCTCTTGGGGATTCTCGTCCTCGTCTTCGGTGCGCTCTCGTTTTACGTCTACCGTGAGTTCGACTTCTACGGCGGGAAGGGAACCGCCCAGACCTCCGACTCGGACGCGCTGAAAGGCAAGACCGGGCGCGTCACCGAGCGCGTGACGAAGTCGGAGGGACAGATAAAGGTCGCCGGCGGCGGATTCAACCCCTACTACGCGGCCCGGTCGTACCACGGCGAGATTCCCGAGGGAACCGAGGTGATGGTCGTCGACCCCGGCGGCGGCAACGTCGTGATGGTCGAGTCGTTCGACATCGTCGAAGACGAAATCGACCGGGAACTGGCGAAAGGGCGACGCGAACGCGAGGCGGCCGCGGACGAGGTCATCGAACGCGAGCAGGAGCGCGAAGAGGAGACCGAACGGGCCTGA
- a CDS encoding SPFH domain-containing protein: MDPVLLQTGLGIPILFVGVLFLLLAVLVVFQSVEIVQAYEKRALTVFGEYRKLLEPGINFIPPFVSRTYRFDMRTQTLDVPRQEAITRDNSPVTADAVVYIKVMDAKKAFLEVEDYKTAVSNLAQTTLRAVLGDMELDDTLNKRQEINARIRKELDEPTDEWGIRVESVEVREVNPSADVQQAMEQQTSAERRRRAMILEAQGERRSAVESAEGEKQSNIIRAQGEKQSQILEAQGDAISTVLRAKSAESMGERAVIDKGMETLADIGSSESTTFILPQELTSLVGRYGKQLTGSDVQEQAGLDSLDFDEETREMLGLDDIEEILGQIDQAAEMDVQQLEQEAQAVKAGDAGDIKSADEVIQEANAEDEADIKDADEVIEETDGPSGDARAADGDAADAKSAETSDEADEEEMEFDRELQ, encoded by the coding sequence ATGGACCCCGTCCTGTTACAGACTGGCCTGGGAATACCCATCCTCTTCGTAGGTGTGCTATTCCTCTTGCTGGCAGTCCTCGTAGTGTTCCAATCCGTCGAAATCGTTCAGGCGTACGAGAAACGCGCGCTGACGGTGTTCGGCGAGTACCGCAAACTGCTCGAACCGGGTATCAACTTCATCCCGCCGTTCGTCTCGCGGACGTACCGCTTCGACATGCGGACGCAGACGTTAGACGTCCCGCGACAGGAAGCTATCACGCGCGACAACTCGCCGGTGACCGCCGACGCCGTCGTCTACATCAAAGTGATGGACGCCAAGAAGGCGTTCCTCGAAGTCGAGGATTACAAGACCGCCGTCTCGAACCTCGCACAGACGACGCTCCGCGCCGTCCTCGGCGACATGGAGCTCGACGACACGCTCAACAAGCGCCAAGAGATCAACGCGCGCATCCGCAAGGAGCTCGACGAACCCACCGACGAGTGGGGTATCCGCGTCGAATCCGTCGAGGTGCGCGAAGTGAACCCGAGCGCCGACGTCCAGCAGGCGATGGAGCAGCAGACCTCCGCCGAGCGTCGTCGCCGCGCGATGATTCTCGAAGCCCAGGGTGAGCGGCGCAGCGCCGTCGAGAGCGCCGAGGGTGAGAAGCAGTCGAACATCATCCGCGCGCAGGGTGAGAAGCAGAGTCAGATTCTCGAAGCGCAGGGTGACGCCATCTCGACGGTGCTCCGCGCGAAATCCGCCGAGTCGATGGGCGAACGCGCCGTCATCGACAAGGGGATGGAGACGCTCGCCGACATCGGTTCCAGCGAGTCGACGACGTTCATCCTCCCGCAGGAGCTCACCTCGCTGGTCGGCCGCTACGGCAAGCAGCTGACCGGCAGCGACGTCCAAGAGCAGGCCGGCCTCGACAGTCTCGACTTCGACGAGGAGACTCGTGAGATGCTCGGCCTCGACGACATCGAGGAGATTCTCGGTCAGATCGACCAGGCTGCCGAGATGGACGTCCAGCAGCTCGAACAGGAGGCGCAGGCGGTGAAAGCCGGCGACGCCGGCGACATCAAGAGCGCCGACGAGGTGATTCAGGAGGCTAACGCCGAAGACGAGGCCGACATCAAGGACGCCGACGAGGTCATCGAGGAGACCGACGGTCCGTCAGGCGACGCCCGCGCCGCCGACGGCGACGCCGCCGACGCGAAATCCGCCGAGACGAGCGACGAGGCGGACGAAGAAGAGATGGAGTTCGACCGAGAACTCCAGTAA
- a CDS encoding winged helix-turn-helix transcriptional regulator: protein MSDRVDEEKRATLRRFAALGAAVPFARLDETDDESRSDVRDAIVGYLSTTPGAHFSKVRDDLRLGTGETQHHLDKLLSEGVVLSRRDGDYRRFFPAQRFSEFEQVALGYLRRDTPRKMLLELLRDPDATGVQLADAADVSTATVSSYRKQLEGAGLLAAESGLSVERPETLIMLLVRYADSFGAETIAFANEAYELVEYNA, encoded by the coding sequence ATGTCCGACCGGGTAGACGAAGAGAAACGAGCGACGCTCCGACGGTTCGCCGCACTCGGCGCGGCCGTCCCGTTCGCTCGCCTCGACGAAACCGACGACGAGTCGCGCAGCGACGTCCGCGATGCCATCGTCGGCTATCTGTCGACGACTCCCGGCGCTCACTTCTCGAAAGTCCGAGACGACCTCCGTCTCGGAACCGGCGAGACGCAGCACCACCTCGACAAACTGCTCTCGGAAGGTGTCGTCCTCTCGCGGCGCGACGGTGACTACCGCCGGTTCTTCCCGGCTCAGCGGTTCTCCGAGTTCGAACAGGTCGCACTCGGCTACCTCCGCCGCGACACGCCGCGAAAGATGCTCCTCGAACTGCTCCGTGACCCCGACGCGACGGGCGTCCAACTCGCGGACGCCGCCGACGTCTCCACGGCGACGGTGAGTTCGTACAGAAAGCAGTTGGAGGGCGCGGGTCTACTCGCGGCGGAGAGCGGCCTCAGCGTCGAACGACCGGAGACGCTCATCATGCTGCTCGTGCGGTACGCCGACTCCTTCGGGGCCGAGACCATCGCATTTGCGAACGAGGCCTACGAACTCGTGGAGTACAACGCGTAG
- a CDS encoding DUF7123 family protein, whose product MSVTTATELSDKQQRILRYLRTHAATQTYFKSRLIAEELGLSAKEVGANMTAILDGDFDVTVEKWGYSSGTTWKVSL is encoded by the coding sequence ATGAGCGTCACCACGGCCACCGAGCTCAGTGATAAGCAGCAACGAATCCTCAGGTACCTTCGCACCCACGCGGCGACGCAGACGTACTTCAAATCGCGACTCATCGCCGAGGAGCTGGGACTGAGCGCGAAGGAAGTCGGCGCGAACATGACCGCGATCCTCGACGGGGACTTCGACGTGACGGTCGAAAAGTGGGGCTACTCGTCGGGGACGACGTGGAAAGTGAGCCTGTAA
- a CDS encoding flippase-like domain-containing protein: MHRETMDRPVEVSVVLPAYNEEHTIEETVRTTLETLAAFLPHDAVEVIVAEDGCDDRTPEIADQLAAEDSRVRHFHSDERLGRGGALERAFEAANGETLVYFDTDLATDMRHLEELVERVRTDGYDVATGSRWMPDNVADRPVKRGVPSQAYNGLVRLFLRSELRDHQCGFKAMSREAFYLLKDDIKDNHWFWDTELLVRAQRSGLRVAEFSVDWEPKGDTKVDLVRDIFGMGSQIGRTWWELSVRPRIDRRVTMAAGIALTLVALALMTVYLDPQEVLDVMGAADPALVLLAAVVYLVSWPIRGLRYRDILAELGFREKTGFLTGAIFISQTGNLVFPARAGDAVRAYVVKARRGIPYPSGFASLAAERVFDLLTITVLAGTVLLGLVATGNTSALVEGLLGTGGGEVGAGNRQAGRTAAVVAASVGLAAILAVVGIVASARSDRNLVRRTLGRFSSDSYADYVAGIIEQFVVDLQRTAGRRDAFARVGVSSLAIWVLDVVTAILVLVALGANAEMSVVTLVAVSFFAVSVGNLAKVLPLSPGGIGLYEGAFTILVVALSPVSATVAVGAAILDHAVKNVVTILGGVASMLALNVSLTKAVEESANAREQTEPIESD, from the coding sequence ATGCATAGAGAGACAATGGACCGTCCGGTCGAGGTCAGCGTCGTTCTTCCTGCGTACAACGAGGAACATACGATAGAGGAGACGGTGCGGACCACGCTTGAGACACTTGCAGCGTTTCTCCCCCACGATGCCGTCGAGGTCATCGTCGCAGAGGACGGGTGCGACGACCGCACCCCGGAGATCGCCGACCAGTTGGCCGCCGAGGACAGCCGAGTTCGCCACTTCCACTCGGACGAGCGACTCGGACGAGGCGGCGCGTTAGAGCGAGCCTTCGAGGCCGCCAACGGCGAGACGTTGGTCTACTTCGACACCGACCTCGCCACCGACATGCGCCACCTCGAAGAACTGGTCGAACGCGTCCGTACCGACGGGTACGACGTGGCCACCGGTTCGCGGTGGATGCCCGACAACGTCGCCGACCGCCCCGTCAAGCGGGGCGTCCCGAGTCAGGCGTACAACGGGTTAGTTCGACTGTTCCTGCGCTCGGAGCTTCGAGACCACCAGTGCGGCTTCAAAGCGATGAGCCGCGAAGCGTTCTACCTGCTGAAAGACGACATCAAGGACAACCACTGGTTCTGGGACACCGAACTGCTGGTTCGCGCGCAGCGGAGCGGCCTCCGAGTCGCGGAGTTCTCCGTCGACTGGGAACCGAAAGGCGACACGAAAGTCGACCTCGTCCGCGACATCTTCGGGATGGGTAGTCAGATCGGACGCACCTGGTGGGAGCTCTCGGTTCGCCCGCGAATCGACCGCCGGGTGACGATGGCCGCGGGAATCGCGCTCACGCTCGTCGCGCTCGCGCTCATGACCGTCTATCTCGACCCGCAGGAGGTGCTCGACGTGATGGGCGCGGCGGACCCCGCACTCGTGCTGTTGGCGGCCGTCGTCTACCTCGTCTCGTGGCCAATCCGCGGGCTCCGCTACCGCGACATCCTCGCGGAACTCGGCTTCCGCGAGAAGACGGGCTTTCTGACCGGTGCCATCTTCATCAGCCAGACCGGTAACCTCGTCTTCCCCGCTCGCGCCGGCGACGCCGTCCGCGCGTACGTCGTGAAGGCGCGGCGCGGTATCCCCTACCCGTCCGGATTCGCGTCGTTGGCCGCCGAACGCGTCTTCGACCTGCTCACCATCACCGTCCTCGCCGGGACGGTGCTTCTGGGTCTGGTCGCCACCGGGAACACGTCGGCGCTCGTCGAGGGCCTGCTCGGCACCGGCGGCGGAGAGGTCGGTGCCGGCAACCGGCAGGCGGGTCGGACGGCGGCCGTCGTCGCCGCGAGCGTCGGCCTCGCGGCGATACTCGCCGTCGTGGGTATCGTCGCCAGCGCCCGCTCGGACCGCAACCTCGTCCGGAGGACGCTCGGGCGGTTCTCCTCGGACTCGTACGCCGACTACGTCGCGGGCATCATCGAACAGTTCGTCGTCGACCTGCAGCGGACCGCCGGTCGCCGCGACGCGTTCGCCCGCGTCGGCGTCAGCAGCCTCGCTATCTGGGTGCTCGACGTCGTGACCGCGATTCTCGTGCTCGTCGCGCTCGGCGCGAACGCCGAGATGTCGGTCGTGACGCTCGTGGCGGTGAGTTTCTTCGCCGTCAGCGTCGGCAACCTCGCGAAGGTGCTCCCGCTGTCGCCCGGCGGTATCGGTCTCTACGAGGGCGCGTTCACCATCCTCGTGGTCGCGCTCAGCCCGGTCTCGGCCACCGTCGCCGTCGGTGCGGCGATTCTCGACCACGCGGTGAAGAACGTCGTCACCATCCTCGGCGGCGTCGCGTCGATGCTGGCGCTCAACGTCTCGCTGACCAAGGCGGTCGAAGAGAGCGCCAACGCCCGCGAACAGACCGAGCCGATAGAGTCGGACTGA
- a CDS encoding DUF84 family protein, translating to MRVVVGSENPVKRAAVETVVGDATVDAVAVSSGVSEQPRGHTETIAGAETRAWEAYDKGEDEREAYDYGVGLEGGVASFDGAAGLYLVMWAAVTDGVRVGRGAGPSVRLPSRVAARIRGGEELGPVMDDVLGTTGIAEGEGAAGALTGGRIDREAALSTAVAGALGPFVSELY from the coding sequence ATGCGAGTCGTCGTCGGGAGCGAGAACCCGGTCAAGAGAGCCGCAGTGGAAACTGTCGTCGGGGACGCGACGGTCGACGCAGTCGCCGTCTCCTCGGGCGTCTCCGAACAGCCGAGGGGCCACACCGAGACGATAGCCGGCGCGGAGACGCGGGCGTGGGAGGCGTACGATAAGGGCGAGGACGAGAGGGAGGCGTACGACTACGGCGTCGGACTGGAAGGCGGCGTCGCGTCGTTCGACGGGGCGGCGGGGCTGTATCTGGTGATGTGGGCGGCGGTCACGGACGGTGTCCGAGTCGGCCGCGGCGCGGGACCGAGCGTCCGCCTCCCGTCGAGAGTCGCCGCCCGAATCCGCGGCGGCGAGGAACTCGGTCCGGTGATGGACGACGTGCTCGGCACCACCGGAATCGCGGAAGGAGAGGGGGCCGCGGGCGCGCTGACGGGCGGCCGAATCGACCGCGAGGCGGCGCTTTCGACCGCCGTCGCGGGGGCGCTCGGTCCGTTCGTCTCGGAGCTGTACTGA
- a CDS encoding cobalamin-binding protein has protein sequence MTNPDTARPDVVSLAPSATATLDAMGASDRLLGATTHCDVDVPAVGGWLTPDYDRLAELDPDLVCTSDALQREIRDELDGRGYRVHHVEPATLSDVLDTFVAVGEAVGRPEAGETLRADAEARLDAVAERVADEPRPVVYCEEWSDPPMAAGNWVPDAVVAAGGRYPFVDPGERSREVDAERVVDANPEYAILHICGRGERVDPGVVGERAWAVDPEVHVVDDSLLNQPSPRLVDGIERLAEILH, from the coding sequence ATGACCAACCCCGACACGGCGCGACCCGACGTGGTGTCGCTCGCACCGAGTGCGACGGCGACGCTCGACGCGATGGGTGCGAGCGACCGTCTGCTCGGCGCGACGACCCACTGCGACGTCGACGTTCCCGCGGTTGGCGGGTGGCTCACCCCCGACTACGACCGGCTCGCGGAACTCGACCCCGATCTGGTCTGTACGAGCGACGCGCTCCAGCGGGAGATCAGAGACGAACTCGACGGCCGAGGGTACCGCGTCCACCACGTCGAACCGGCGACGCTCTCGGACGTCCTCGACACGTTCGTCGCCGTCGGCGAAGCGGTCGGCCGTCCGGAGGCGGGCGAAACCCTCCGCGCCGACGCGGAAGCGCGCCTCGACGCCGTCGCCGAGCGGGTCGCCGACGAACCTCGACCCGTCGTCTACTGCGAGGAGTGGTCTGACCCGCCGATGGCCGCCGGCAACTGGGTCCCCGACGCCGTCGTCGCCGCCGGGGGTCGGTACCCGTTCGTCGACCCCGGCGAGCGTTCCCGCGAGGTCGACGCCGAGCGCGTCGTCGACGCGAACCCGGAGTACGCGATTCTCCACATCTGCGGCCGCGGCGAGCGAGTCGACCCGGGCGTCGTCGGCGAGCGGGCGTGGGCGGTCGACCCGGAGGTCCACGTCGTCGACGACTCGCTTCTGAACCAACCGAGCCCCCGACTCGTCGACGGCATCGAGAGGCTGGCGGAGATACTGCACTGA
- a CDS encoding transcription initiation factor IIB yields MSERTYTRRTDEQEREKPESDESVRCPECGGHVVTDTEHGETLCEDCGLVVSEDSVDRGPEWRAFDAREKDQKSRVGAPTTNTMHDKGLSTNIDWRNKDAYGNSLGSRQRQKMQRLRKWNERFRTRDSKERNLKQALGEIDRMASALGLPKNVRETASVIYRRALGEDLLPGRSIEGVATACVYAAARMAGVPRSLDEIADVSRIEKSEVARTYRYVVRELKLEVKPADPEQYVPRFASSLGLSEEAEHRARQLLKNAKEKGVHSGKSPVGLAAAAVYAAALLTNEKTTQAAVSDVADISEVTIRNRYHELLEAEDGVGVA; encoded by the coding sequence ATGAGCGAACGGACGTACACCAGACGAACGGACGAACAGGAGAGAGAGAAACCCGAGAGCGACGAATCGGTGCGGTGTCCGGAGTGCGGCGGACACGTCGTCACCGACACCGAACACGGCGAGACGCTCTGCGAGGACTGCGGCCTCGTCGTCAGCGAGGACTCCGTCGACCGCGGCCCCGAGTGGCGCGCGTTCGACGCCCGCGAGAAGGACCAGAAGTCCCGCGTCGGCGCGCCGACGACGAACACGATGCACGACAAGGGGCTGTCGACGAACATCGACTGGCGGAACAAGGACGCCTACGGCAACTCGCTCGGCTCCCGACAGCGCCAGAAGATGCAGCGACTCCGCAAGTGGAACGAGCGCTTCCGCACCCGCGACTCGAAGGAGCGCAACCTCAAACAGGCGCTCGGCGAGATCGACCGCATGGCGTCGGCGCTCGGGCTGCCGAAGAACGTCCGCGAGACCGCGTCGGTCATCTACCGCCGCGCGCTCGGCGAGGACCTGCTCCCCGGCCGCTCCATCGAGGGCGTCGCCACCGCCTGCGTCTACGCCGCCGCGCGGATGGCGGGCGTCCCCCGCAGCCTCGACGAGATCGCCGACGTCTCCCGCATCGAGAAGAGCGAGGTCGCCCGGACGTACCGCTACGTCGTCCGCGAGCTGAAACTCGAAGTGAAGCCCGCCGACCCCGAACAGTACGTCCCGCGCTTCGCGTCGTCGCTCGGGCTCTCCGAGGAGGCCGAGCACCGCGCCCGCCAGTTGCTCAAGAACGCCAAGGAGAAAGGCGTTCACTCGGGTAAGTCGCCGGTCGGACTCGCCGCCGCCGCCGTCTACGCCGCGGCGCTTCTGACCAACGAGAAGACGACGCAAGCCGCCGTCTCGGACGTCGCCGACATCAGCGAAGTCACCATCCGCAACCGCTACCACGAACTGCTCGAAGCCGAAGACGGCGTCGGCGTCGCGTAA